One genomic region from Salvelinus sp. IW2-2015 linkage group LG12, ASM291031v2, whole genome shotgun sequence encodes:
- the LOC111970866 gene encoding fidgetin-like isoform X2 — protein MISSSSVYGLKMQWTPEHAQWAEQHFDITSTTRSPAHKAEAYRGHLQRGGSTYQYAWANDDISALTASNLLKKYAEKYSGILEMPSERALLNSYAEAGMNGRKGEGEAWQEGVYCVPEGMSMRKGGVAAEVAGMCSSPSPGLASSGLTEPGYSSSSCGSHXXTALHSSAGSSQEYGPSYSGSYLGYSSQVTTSPLHSSGLLQPPPPPPHPSLVPTYNGGSSNLSGYNYPHAGYPSQSAVGPGYSPGGAPPPSSYLPSGIAAPTPLPPSSTLPGYPYQSHNLGPIAPTPLNGSSSNSLKRKAFYMTGQGEMDSTYGNFVYGQARSSAESPMYRVPDSSISNAGGGNSFDRNADKSSLPFHPHKQPMASEQSAGGALTPPSYASTLGGSRSADSLGSFTSPSLSDQGDEHRLHLSHLSLTGATSSSRPAEEQLKSSDPHLLDMVTSEILQQGPPVDWSDIAGLELAKATLKEEVLWPMLRPDMFSGLGSAPRCILLFGPRGTGRTLLGRCMASQLGAPFLQLRCSTLATKWLAEGDKILQASFLVARCRQPSVLFISDVDMLLSAQLNNESPVHRLKAELLAQLDALLLGPADDSNNHVLVVCSTSKPQDMDEGLRRYFGRRVLVPLPDGSSRHRMLSQLLSQSQRKYCLSEEELVLLVQRTEGFSGMDVARLCQEALVGMLHTSSQGLDLSVSIMPTGQIRPLIYQDFDSVFCKFQPSISQKEIDTYTEWNKMFGCGQ, from the coding sequence GCCTAAAGATGCAGTGGACCCCAGAGCACGCGCAGTGGGCGGAGCAGCACTTTGACATCACCTCCACCACGCGCTCGCCGGCCCACAAGGCCGAGGCTTACCGGGGYCACCTGCAGCGYGGCGGCAGCACMTACCAGTACGCCTGGGCCAACGACGACATCTCTGCGCTCACCGCCTCCAACCTGCTCAAGAAGTACGCTGAGAAGTACTCTGGCATCCTGGAGATGCCCAGTGARAGGGCCCTGCTGAACTCCTACGCCGAGGCCGGGATGAACGGCAGGAAGGGGGAGGGYGAGGCCTGGCAGGAGGGGGTMTACTGCGTCCCCGAGGGGATGTCCATGAGGAAAGGAGGGGTGGCGGCGGAGGTGGCTGGTATGTGCAGCTCKCCRTCCCCGGGCCTGGCCTCCAGCGGCCTGACAGAGCCTGGTTACTCCAGCAGCAGCTGTGGTAGTCACAYCGYCACGGCYCTCCACTCYTCTGCAGGCTCCTCTCAGGAATACGGCCCCAGCTACAGTGGCTCCTAYCTGGGCTACAGCTCCCAGGTCACCACCTCCCCACTGCACAGCTCCGGTCTCTTGCAGCCCCCTCCTCCGCCCCCACACCCCTCCCTGGTCCCGACCTACAATGGGGGATCCTCCAACCTCTCGGGCTACAATTACCCCCATGCCGGGTACCCCTCCCAGAGCGCTGTGGGGCCAGGCTACAGCCCCGGGGGAGccccccctccatcctcctaCCTACCGTCAGGGATCGCCGCTCCCACCCCCCTGCCCCCCTCCTCCACGCTCCCCGGGTACCCCTACCAGTCGCACAACCTCGGCCCCATCGCGCCCACGCCTCTGAATGGCAGCTCGTCCAACTCTCTGAAGAGAAAAGCCTTCTATATGACAGGGCAAGGAGAGATGGACTCCACTTATGGAAATTTTGTCTATGGCCAGGCGCGCAGCTCCGCAGAGAGCCCCATGTACAGGGTACCGGACAGCAGCATCTCAAATGCGGGCGGAGGGAACAGTTTTGACAGGAACGCTGACAAGTCATCTTTGCCGTTTCATCCCCACAAGCAGCCCATGGCCTCTGAGCAGTCTGCAGGCGGAGCGCTCACCCCTCCGTCCTATGCCTCCACCCTGGGTGGCTCGCGCTCAGCCGACTCCCTGGGCAgcttcacctctccctccctgagCGACCAAGGGGACGAGCACCGCCTgcacctctcccacctctccctgaCGGGGGCGACCTCATCCTCCCGGCCCGCTGAGGAGCAGCTGAAGAGCAGCGACCCCCACCTCCTGGACATGGTGACCTCTGAGATCCTGCAGCAGGGACCCCCGGTGGACTGGAGTGACATTGCAGGCCTGGAGCTGGCCAAGGCCACTCTGAAGGAGGAGGTTCTCTGGCCCATGCTACGTCCGGACATGTTCAGCGGCCTAGGTTCGGCCCCGAGGTGCATTCTACTGTTTGGCCCCAGAGGGACGGGCCGGACGTTGCTGGGCCGCTGCATGGCCAGCCAGCTGGGGGCGCCCTTCCTGCAGCTCAGATGCTCCACCTTGGCCACCAAGTGGTTGGCAGAGGGTGACAAGATCCTGCAGGCCTCCTTCCTGGTGGCGCGCTGCCGCCAGCCCTCAGTGCTGTTCATCAGCGACGTGGACATGCTGCTGTCGGCCCAGCTCAACAACGAGAGCCCCGTTCACCGGCTCAAGGCCGAGCTCCTGGCCCAGCTTGATGCGCTGCTCCTTGGGCCGGCTGATGACTCCAACAACCACGTCCTGGTGGTCTGCTCCACCAGCAAGCCTCAGGACATGGACGAGGGGCTGCGACGGTACTTTGGCCGGCGGGTCCTGGTGCCGCTGCCAGATGGTTCGTCCCGCCACCGCATGCTGAGCCAGCTGCTGTCCCAGTCCCAGCGCAAGTACTGCCTCAGTGAGGAGGAGCTGGTGCTGCTGGTCCAGCGCACTGAGGGCTTCTCCGGCATGGACGTGGCAAGGCTTTGCCAGGAGGCCCTGGTGGGCATGCTGCACACCTCCTCCCAAGGCCTGGACCTCTCGGTGAGCATCATGCCCACAGGCCAGATACGACCCCTCATCTACCAGGACTTTGACAGTGTTTTTTGCAAATTCCAGCCCAGTATATCGCAGAAAGAGATCGACACGTACACCGAGTGGAACAAAATGTTTGGGTGCGGTCAGTGA
- the LOC111970866 gene encoding fidgetin-like isoform X4, whose translation MVLNRRQPRLTHRTVIHQQILPWIDVALTPEVDLSHIQQEMISSSSVYGLKMQWTPEHAQWAEQHFDITSTTRSPAHKAEAYRGHLQRGGSTYQYAWANDDISALTASNLLKKYAEKYSGILEMPSERALLNSYAEAGMNGRKGEGEAWQEGVYCVPEGMSMRKGGVAAEVAGMCSSPSPGLASSGLTEPGYSSSSCGSHXXTALHSSAGSSQEYGPSYSGSYLGYSSQVTTSPLHSSGLLQPPPPPPHPSLVPTYNGGSSNLSGYNYPHAGYPSQSAVGPGYSPGGAPPPSSYLPSGIAAPTPLPPSSTLPGYPYQSHNLGPIAPTPLNGSSSNSLKRKAFYMTGQGEMDSTYGNFVYGQARSSAESPMYRVPDSSISNAGGGNSFDRNADKSSLPFHPHKQPMASEQSAGGALTPPSYASTLGGSRSADSLGSFTSPSLSDQGDEHRLHLSHLSLTGATSSSRPAEEQLKSSDPHLLDMVTSEILQQGPPVDWSDIAGLELAKATLKEEVLWPMLRPDMFSGLGSAPRCILLFGPRGTGRTLLGRCMASQLGAPFLQLRCSTLATKWLAEGDKILQASFLVARCRQPSVLFISDVDMLLSAQLNNESPVHRLKAELLAQLDALLLGPADDSNNHVLVVCSTSKPQDMDEGLRRYFGRRVLVPLPDGSSRHRMLSQLLSQSQRKYCLSEEELVLLVQRTEGFSGMDVARLCQEALVGMLHTSSQGLDLSVSIMPTGQIRPLIYQDFDSVFCKFQPSISQKEIDTYTEWNKMFGCGQ comes from the coding sequence GCCTAAAGATGCAGTGGACCCCAGAGCACGCGCAGTGGGCGGAGCAGCACTTTGACATCACCTCCACCACGCGCTCGCCGGCCCACAAGGCCGAGGCTTACCGGGGYCACCTGCAGCGYGGCGGCAGCACMTACCAGTACGCCTGGGCCAACGACGACATCTCTGCGCTCACCGCCTCCAACCTGCTCAAGAAGTACGCTGAGAAGTACTCTGGCATCCTGGAGATGCCCAGTGARAGGGCCCTGCTGAACTCCTACGCCGAGGCCGGGATGAACGGCAGGAAGGGGGAGGGYGAGGCCTGGCAGGAGGGGGTMTACTGCGTCCCCGAGGGGATGTCCATGAGGAAAGGAGGGGTGGCGGCGGAGGTGGCTGGTATGTGCAGCTCKCCRTCCCCGGGCCTGGCCTCCAGCGGCCTGACAGAGCCTGGTTACTCCAGCAGCAGCTGTGGTAGTCACAYCGYCACGGCYCTCCACTCYTCTGCAGGCTCCTCTCAGGAATACGGCCCCAGCTACAGTGGCTCCTAYCTGGGCTACAGCTCCCAGGTCACCACCTCCCCACTGCACAGCTCCGGTCTCTTGCAGCCCCCTCCTCCGCCCCCACACCCCTCCCTGGTCCCGACCTACAATGGGGGATCCTCCAACCTCTCGGGCTACAATTACCCCCATGCCGGGTACCCCTCCCAGAGCGCTGTGGGGCCAGGCTACAGCCCCGGGGGAGccccccctccatcctcctaCCTACCGTCAGGGATCGCCGCTCCCACCCCCCTGCCCCCCTCCTCCACGCTCCCCGGGTACCCCTACCAGTCGCACAACCTCGGCCCCATCGCGCCCACGCCTCTGAATGGCAGCTCGTCCAACTCTCTGAAGAGAAAAGCCTTCTATATGACAGGGCAAGGAGAGATGGACTCCACTTATGGAAATTTTGTCTATGGCCAGGCGCGCAGCTCCGCAGAGAGCCCCATGTACAGGGTACCGGACAGCAGCATCTCAAATGCGGGCGGAGGGAACAGTTTTGACAGGAACGCTGACAAGTCATCTTTGCCGTTTCATCCCCACAAGCAGCCCATGGCCTCTGAGCAGTCTGCAGGCGGAGCGCTCACCCCTCCGTCCTATGCCTCCACCCTGGGTGGCTCGCGCTCAGCCGACTCCCTGGGCAgcttcacctctccctccctgagCGACCAAGGGGACGAGCACCGCCTgcacctctcccacctctccctgaCGGGGGCGACCTCATCCTCCCGGCCCGCTGAGGAGCAGCTGAAGAGCAGCGACCCCCACCTCCTGGACATGGTGACCTCTGAGATCCTGCAGCAGGGACCCCCGGTGGACTGGAGTGACATTGCAGGCCTGGAGCTGGCCAAGGCCACTCTGAAGGAGGAGGTTCTCTGGCCCATGCTACGTCCGGACATGTTCAGCGGCCTAGGTTCGGCCCCGAGGTGCATTCTACTGTTTGGCCCCAGAGGGACGGGCCGGACGTTGCTGGGCCGCTGCATGGCCAGCCAGCTGGGGGCGCCCTTCCTGCAGCTCAGATGCTCCACCTTGGCCACCAAGTGGTTGGCAGAGGGTGACAAGATCCTGCAGGCCTCCTTCCTGGTGGCGCGCTGCCGCCAGCCCTCAGTGCTGTTCATCAGCGACGTGGACATGCTGCTGTCGGCCCAGCTCAACAACGAGAGCCCCGTTCACCGGCTCAAGGCCGAGCTCCTGGCCCAGCTTGATGCGCTGCTCCTTGGGCCGGCTGATGACTCCAACAACCACGTCCTGGTGGTCTGCTCCACCAGCAAGCCTCAGGACATGGACGAGGGGCTGCGACGGTACTTTGGCCGGCGGGTCCTGGTGCCGCTGCCAGATGGTTCGTCCCGCCACCGCATGCTGAGCCAGCTGCTGTCCCAGTCCCAGCGCAAGTACTGCCTCAGTGAGGAGGAGCTGGTGCTGCTGGTCCAGCGCACTGAGGGCTTCTCCGGCATGGACGTGGCAAGGCTTTGCCAGGAGGCCCTGGTGGGCATGCTGCACACCTCCTCCCAAGGCCTGGACCTCTCGGTGAGCATCATGCCCACAGGCCAGATACGACCCCTCATCTACCAGGACTTTGACAGTGTTTTTTGCAAATTCCAGCCCAGTATATCGCAGAAAGAGATCGACACGTACACCGAGTGGAACAAAATGTTTGGGTGCGGTCAGTGA
- the LOC111970866 gene encoding fidgetin-like isoform X1, with amino-acid sequence MLSPLLPRYSQQEMISSSSVYGLKMQWTPEHAQWAEQHFDITSTTRSPAHKAEAYRGHLQRGGSTYQYAWANDDISALTASNLLKKYAEKYSGILEMPSERALLNSYAEAGMNGRKGEGEAWQEGVYCVPEGMSMRKGGVAAEVAGMCSSPSPGLASSGLTEPGYSSSSCGSHXXTALHSSAGSSQEYGPSYSGSYLGYSSQVTTSPLHSSGLLQPPPPPPHPSLVPTYNGGSSNLSGYNYPHAGYPSQSAVGPGYSPGGAPPPSSYLPSGIAAPTPLPPSSTLPGYPYQSHNLGPIAPTPLNGSSSNSLKRKAFYMTGQGEMDSTYGNFVYGQARSSAESPMYRVPDSSISNAGGGNSFDRNADKSSLPFHPHKQPMASEQSAGGALTPPSYASTLGGSRSADSLGSFTSPSLSDQGDEHRLHLSHLSLTGATSSSRPAEEQLKSSDPHLLDMVTSEILQQGPPVDWSDIAGLELAKATLKEEVLWPMLRPDMFSGLGSAPRCILLFGPRGTGRTLLGRCMASQLGAPFLQLRCSTLATKWLAEGDKILQASFLVARCRQPSVLFISDVDMLLSAQLNNESPVHRLKAELLAQLDALLLGPADDSNNHVLVVCSTSKPQDMDEGLRRYFGRRVLVPLPDGSSRHRMLSQLLSQSQRKYCLSEEELVLLVQRTEGFSGMDVARLCQEALVGMLHTSSQGLDLSVSIMPTGQIRPLIYQDFDSVFCKFQPSISQKEIDTYTEWNKMFGCGQ; translated from the coding sequence GCCTAAAGATGCAGTGGACCCCAGAGCACGCGCAGTGGGCGGAGCAGCACTTTGACATCACCTCCACCACGCGCTCGCCGGCCCACAAGGCCGAGGCTTACCGGGGYCACCTGCAGCGYGGCGGCAGCACMTACCAGTACGCCTGGGCCAACGACGACATCTCTGCGCTCACCGCCTCCAACCTGCTCAAGAAGTACGCTGAGAAGTACTCTGGCATCCTGGAGATGCCCAGTGARAGGGCCCTGCTGAACTCCTACGCCGAGGCCGGGATGAACGGCAGGAAGGGGGAGGGYGAGGCCTGGCAGGAGGGGGTMTACTGCGTCCCCGAGGGGATGTCCATGAGGAAAGGAGGGGTGGCGGCGGAGGTGGCTGGTATGTGCAGCTCKCCRTCCCCGGGCCTGGCCTCCAGCGGCCTGACAGAGCCTGGTTACTCCAGCAGCAGCTGTGGTAGTCACAYCGYCACGGCYCTCCACTCYTCTGCAGGCTCCTCTCAGGAATACGGCCCCAGCTACAGTGGCTCCTAYCTGGGCTACAGCTCCCAGGTCACCACCTCCCCACTGCACAGCTCCGGTCTCTTGCAGCCCCCTCCTCCGCCCCCACACCCCTCCCTGGTCCCGACCTACAATGGGGGATCCTCCAACCTCTCGGGCTACAATTACCCCCATGCCGGGTACCCCTCCCAGAGCGCTGTGGGGCCAGGCTACAGCCCCGGGGGAGccccccctccatcctcctaCCTACCGTCAGGGATCGCCGCTCCCACCCCCCTGCCCCCCTCCTCCACGCTCCCCGGGTACCCCTACCAGTCGCACAACCTCGGCCCCATCGCGCCCACGCCTCTGAATGGCAGCTCGTCCAACTCTCTGAAGAGAAAAGCCTTCTATATGACAGGGCAAGGAGAGATGGACTCCACTTATGGAAATTTTGTCTATGGCCAGGCGCGCAGCTCCGCAGAGAGCCCCATGTACAGGGTACCGGACAGCAGCATCTCAAATGCGGGCGGAGGGAACAGTTTTGACAGGAACGCTGACAAGTCATCTTTGCCGTTTCATCCCCACAAGCAGCCCATGGCCTCTGAGCAGTCTGCAGGCGGAGCGCTCACCCCTCCGTCCTATGCCTCCACCCTGGGTGGCTCGCGCTCAGCCGACTCCCTGGGCAgcttcacctctccctccctgagCGACCAAGGGGACGAGCACCGCCTgcacctctcccacctctccctgaCGGGGGCGACCTCATCCTCCCGGCCCGCTGAGGAGCAGCTGAAGAGCAGCGACCCCCACCTCCTGGACATGGTGACCTCTGAGATCCTGCAGCAGGGACCCCCGGTGGACTGGAGTGACATTGCAGGCCTGGAGCTGGCCAAGGCCACTCTGAAGGAGGAGGTTCTCTGGCCCATGCTACGTCCGGACATGTTCAGCGGCCTAGGTTCGGCCCCGAGGTGCATTCTACTGTTTGGCCCCAGAGGGACGGGCCGGACGTTGCTGGGCCGCTGCATGGCCAGCCAGCTGGGGGCGCCCTTCCTGCAGCTCAGATGCTCCACCTTGGCCACCAAGTGGTTGGCAGAGGGTGACAAGATCCTGCAGGCCTCCTTCCTGGTGGCGCGCTGCCGCCAGCCCTCAGTGCTGTTCATCAGCGACGTGGACATGCTGCTGTCGGCCCAGCTCAACAACGAGAGCCCCGTTCACCGGCTCAAGGCCGAGCTCCTGGCCCAGCTTGATGCGCTGCTCCTTGGGCCGGCTGATGACTCCAACAACCACGTCCTGGTGGTCTGCTCCACCAGCAAGCCTCAGGACATGGACGAGGGGCTGCGACGGTACTTTGGCCGGCGGGTCCTGGTGCCGCTGCCAGATGGTTCGTCCCGCCACCGCATGCTGAGCCAGCTGCTGTCCCAGTCCCAGCGCAAGTACTGCCTCAGTGAGGAGGAGCTGGTGCTGCTGGTCCAGCGCACTGAGGGCTTCTCCGGCATGGACGTGGCAAGGCTTTGCCAGGAGGCCCTGGTGGGCATGCTGCACACCTCCTCCCAAGGCCTGGACCTCTCGGTGAGCATCATGCCCACAGGCCAGATACGACCCCTCATCTACCAGGACTTTGACAGTGTTTTTTGCAAATTCCAGCCCAGTATATCGCAGAAAGAGATCGACACGTACACCGAGTGGAACAAAATGTTTGGGTGCGGTCAGTGA
- the LOC111970866 gene encoding fidgetin-like isoform X3, translating to MQWTPEHAQWAEQHFDITSTTRSPAHKAEAYRGHLQRGGSTYQYAWANDDISALTASNLLKKYAEKYSGILEMPSERALLNSYAEAGMNGRKGEGEAWQEGVYCVPEGMSMRKGGVAAEVAGMCSSPSPGLASSGLTEPGYSSSSCGSHXXTALHSSAGSSQEYGPSYSGSYLGYSSQVTTSPLHSSGLLQPPPPPPHPSLVPTYNGGSSNLSGYNYPHAGYPSQSAVGPGYSPGGAPPPSSYLPSGIAAPTPLPPSSTLPGYPYQSHNLGPIAPTPLNGSSSNSLKRKAFYMTGQGEMDSTYGNFVYGQARSSAESPMYRVPDSSISNAGGGNSFDRNADKSSLPFHPHKQPMASEQSAGGALTPPSYASTLGGSRSADSLGSFTSPSLSDQGDEHRLHLSHLSLTGATSSSRPAEEQLKSSDPHLLDMVTSEILQQGPPVDWSDIAGLELAKATLKEEVLWPMLRPDMFSGLGSAPRCILLFGPRGTGRTLLGRCMASQLGAPFLQLRCSTLATKWLAEGDKILQASFLVARCRQPSVLFISDVDMLLSAQLNNESPVHRLKAELLAQLDALLLGPADDSNNHVLVVCSTSKPQDMDEGLRRYFGRRVLVPLPDGSSRHRMLSQLLSQSQRKYCLSEEELVLLVQRTEGFSGMDVARLCQEALVGMLHTSSQGLDLSVSIMPTGQIRPLIYQDFDSVFCKFQPSISQKEIDTYTEWNKMFGCGQ from the coding sequence ATGCAGTGGACCCCAGAGCACGCGCAGTGGGCGGAGCAGCACTTTGACATCACCTCCACCACGCGCTCGCCGGCCCACAAGGCCGAGGCTTACCGGGGYCACCTGCAGCGYGGCGGCAGCACMTACCAGTACGCCTGGGCCAACGACGACATCTCTGCGCTCACCGCCTCCAACCTGCTCAAGAAGTACGCTGAGAAGTACTCTGGCATCCTGGAGATGCCCAGTGARAGGGCCCTGCTGAACTCCTACGCCGAGGCCGGGATGAACGGCAGGAAGGGGGAGGGYGAGGCCTGGCAGGAGGGGGTMTACTGCGTCCCCGAGGGGATGTCCATGAGGAAAGGAGGGGTGGCGGCGGAGGTGGCTGGTATGTGCAGCTCKCCRTCCCCGGGCCTGGCCTCCAGCGGCCTGACAGAGCCTGGTTACTCCAGCAGCAGCTGTGGTAGTCACAYCGYCACGGCYCTCCACTCYTCTGCAGGCTCCTCTCAGGAATACGGCCCCAGCTACAGTGGCTCCTAYCTGGGCTACAGCTCCCAGGTCACCACCTCCCCACTGCACAGCTCCGGTCTCTTGCAGCCCCCTCCTCCGCCCCCACACCCCTCCCTGGTCCCGACCTACAATGGGGGATCCTCCAACCTCTCGGGCTACAATTACCCCCATGCCGGGTACCCCTCCCAGAGCGCTGTGGGGCCAGGCTACAGCCCCGGGGGAGccccccctccatcctcctaCCTACCGTCAGGGATCGCCGCTCCCACCCCCCTGCCCCCCTCCTCCACGCTCCCCGGGTACCCCTACCAGTCGCACAACCTCGGCCCCATCGCGCCCACGCCTCTGAATGGCAGCTCGTCCAACTCTCTGAAGAGAAAAGCCTTCTATATGACAGGGCAAGGAGAGATGGACTCCACTTATGGAAATTTTGTCTATGGCCAGGCGCGCAGCTCCGCAGAGAGCCCCATGTACAGGGTACCGGACAGCAGCATCTCAAATGCGGGCGGAGGGAACAGTTTTGACAGGAACGCTGACAAGTCATCTTTGCCGTTTCATCCCCACAAGCAGCCCATGGCCTCTGAGCAGTCTGCAGGCGGAGCGCTCACCCCTCCGTCCTATGCCTCCACCCTGGGTGGCTCGCGCTCAGCCGACTCCCTGGGCAgcttcacctctccctccctgagCGACCAAGGGGACGAGCACCGCCTgcacctctcccacctctccctgaCGGGGGCGACCTCATCCTCCCGGCCCGCTGAGGAGCAGCTGAAGAGCAGCGACCCCCACCTCCTGGACATGGTGACCTCTGAGATCCTGCAGCAGGGACCCCCGGTGGACTGGAGTGACATTGCAGGCCTGGAGCTGGCCAAGGCCACTCTGAAGGAGGAGGTTCTCTGGCCCATGCTACGTCCGGACATGTTCAGCGGCCTAGGTTCGGCCCCGAGGTGCATTCTACTGTTTGGCCCCAGAGGGACGGGCCGGACGTTGCTGGGCCGCTGCATGGCCAGCCAGCTGGGGGCGCCCTTCCTGCAGCTCAGATGCTCCACCTTGGCCACCAAGTGGTTGGCAGAGGGTGACAAGATCCTGCAGGCCTCCTTCCTGGTGGCGCGCTGCCGCCAGCCCTCAGTGCTGTTCATCAGCGACGTGGACATGCTGCTGTCGGCCCAGCTCAACAACGAGAGCCCCGTTCACCGGCTCAAGGCCGAGCTCCTGGCCCAGCTTGATGCGCTGCTCCTTGGGCCGGCTGATGACTCCAACAACCACGTCCTGGTGGTCTGCTCCACCAGCAAGCCTCAGGACATGGACGAGGGGCTGCGACGGTACTTTGGCCGGCGGGTCCTGGTGCCGCTGCCAGATGGTTCGTCCCGCCACCGCATGCTGAGCCAGCTGCTGTCCCAGTCCCAGCGCAAGTACTGCCTCAGTGAGGAGGAGCTGGTGCTGCTGGTCCAGCGCACTGAGGGCTTCTCCGGCATGGACGTGGCAAGGCTTTGCCAGGAGGCCCTGGTGGGCATGCTGCACACCTCCTCCCAAGGCCTGGACCTCTCGGTGAGCATCATGCCCACAGGCCAGATACGACCCCTCATCTACCAGGACTTTGACAGTGTTTTTTGCAAATTCCAGCCCAGTATATCGCAGAAAGAGATCGACACGTACACCGAGTGGAACAAAATGTTTGGGTGCGGTCAGTGA